Proteins encoded together in one Marmota flaviventris isolate mMarFla1 chromosome Y, mMarFla1.hap1, whole genome shotgun sequence window:
- the LOC139703539 gene encoding uncharacterized protein CXorf51A-like yields MAKATKKSQKPNADMAQSTSSMKERKNMKTSYHHSRCGRGSKILKSTNKGKKTLQNNSSKRDSEKPSTSLKKSKKTKGTILFGHYHRLNEKLNREPEMENTPETSSISSDDLDSK; encoded by the exons ATGGCTAAGGCaaccaagaaatcacagaagcctAATGCAGATATGGCCCAGTCAACATCatcgatgaaagaaagaaagaatatgaagactTCCTATCATCACTCCAGATGCGGAAGAGGCAGCAAG ATACTAAAGTCCACCAATAAGGgtaaaaaaacacttcaaaataattcaagcaaaagagactcagaaaagccttccacatctctgaaaaaatctaagaaaactaaaggaaCAATACTCTTTGGTCATTATCATCggctaaatgaaaaactgaatagagagccagaaatggaaaatacccCAGAAACCTCCAGCATTTCAAGTGATGATCTGGACAGCAAGTAA